From Ostreibacterium oceani, one genomic window encodes:
- a CDS encoding LysR substrate-binding domain-containing protein, whose translation MKSKQTAKLKSNSKTTSKTKAKAKLTAQAFCNLIKVQDLRMIIALDEHGTILNAANVMGLSQPAITKRLQDLERDLGVTLFHRMSRGVEPTPYGEIIIKHAHIIINQLRDAEGEVSDLAAGQGGRLTIGLTVAASTDLVSRSVIELLAQRKNVQINLVEDYNIRLIPSLKRGNLDLIVGRLPNKNQYEDIHIEHFYNETLQLVVRNEHPLAKRKNVSPADLLAWNWLMPPRDSIMYSQIERFFRKSELDLPSASIYSLTHVRSLKVIKSNDLIAAFPGESISDEARDNRITILDVDLSEEATNIGIITRQSGFASPAATLFMDIVRAESKKMGS comes from the coding sequence ATGAAATCTAAACAGACAGCTAAGCTAAAATCTAATTCAAAAACTACGTCAAAAACTAAGGCAAAAGCTAAATTAACGGCACAAGCCTTTTGTAATTTGATTAAGGTACAAGACTTGCGAATGATTATCGCCCTAGATGAGCACGGCACGATTCTCAATGCAGCAAATGTGATGGGGCTATCACAACCTGCGATTACTAAGCGTCTGCAGGATTTGGAGCGTGACTTGGGTGTGACGTTATTCCATCGAATGTCACGAGGGGTTGAGCCGACGCCCTACGGTGAAATCATCATCAAACACGCGCATATCATCATTAATCAACTGCGAGACGCAGAAGGTGAAGTGTCGGATTTAGCCGCTGGGCAAGGCGGCAGACTAACGATTGGATTGACAGTTGCCGCCTCGACGGATTTGGTGTCGCGTTCTGTCATTGAGTTATTAGCGCAGCGAAAGAATGTACAGATTAATTTAGTCGAGGATTATAACATCCGTTTAATTCCTTCGTTAAAACGTGGCAATTTGGATTTAATTGTCGGTCGATTGCCGAATAAAAATCAGTACGAAGACATTCACATCGAACATTTTTATAACGAAACGCTGCAACTAGTTGTCCGTAACGAGCATCCGCTGGCTAAGCGCAAAAATGTGAGCCCTGCAGACTTATTGGCATGGAATTGGTTAATGCCGCCGCGTGATTCAATCATGTATAGCCAGATTGAGCGGTTTTTCCGTAAATCCGAGTTAGACTTACCGTCTGCGAGTATTTATTCTTTAACGCATGTGCGTAGCCTGAAAGTGATTAAAAGTAATGATTTAATTGCGGCATTTCCAGGCGAATCCATCTCTGATGAGGCCCGTGATAATCGGATTACGATTCTCGATGTCGATTTATCTGAAGAAGCGACTAATATCGGCATCATTACCCGACAAAGTGGCTTTGCATCGCCGGCGGCAACGTTATTTATGGATATTGTTCGGGCTGAGTCGAAAAAAATGGGGAGTTGA
- a CDS encoding trimethylamine methyltransferase family protein — protein MSERRSRRGRGGADARIEKTIKPFAERKIPYFDIISEADYQIIEDNAETILNEIGIEFRGDEEAIQMWRDAGCTIEGERVRFPRGLCRQLIQDNAPREYTQHARNPARTTIIGGDRMVNVPAYGSPFVSSLDFERRYATLDDFQNFVKLAYMCDSLHHSGGTVCEPVDIPVNKRHLDMVYAHMKYSDKPFMASVTAPERSQDTVDMLKILFGDDFYDENGEPKTFTSSLINANSPMTFDDTMLGALKVLARNNQATVVSPFILAGAMSPVAVAGTCSQILAESMAGMAFAQLIRPGAPVVFGTFSSSISMQSGAPTFGTPEPAQILYITAGLARRLGVPFRSGGGFCASKVVDAQAAVEAANTMSHSSMAGINFMLHTAGWLEGGLVMNYEKFVIDADQIGMAQRIIGGVDMTENGQAMDAIREVGPGKHYLGCAHTQRNFKDAFYLSPLTDNNSYEQWSAEGKLTMEQRANAYWKKLLAAYEAPPLDAETDAALQAFIEKRKNEMPDEIG, from the coding sequence ATGTCAGAAAGACGTAGTCGACGTGGTCGTGGTGGCGCAGACGCGCGTATTGAAAAAACAATCAAACCCTTTGCTGAGCGCAAAATTCCTTATTTCGACATCATCAGCGAAGCTGACTACCAAATTATCGAAGACAATGCAGAAACCATCCTCAATGAAATTGGTATCGAGTTTCGCGGTGACGAAGAAGCCATACAAATGTGGCGTGATGCAGGCTGTACGATAGAAGGCGAACGCGTTAGATTTCCTCGTGGGCTATGCCGTCAATTAATCCAAGACAATGCGCCCCGCGAATATACGCAGCACGCCAGAAACCCAGCGCGAACCACCATTATCGGTGGCGACCGCATGGTCAATGTGCCAGCGTATGGCTCGCCATTTGTCAGCTCGCTCGATTTTGAACGCCGCTACGCAACGCTTGATGACTTCCAAAACTTTGTCAAACTCGCGTATATGTGTGACAGCCTGCACCATTCAGGCGGTACGGTGTGTGAACCCGTCGATATTCCTGTCAATAAACGACATCTGGACATGGTTTATGCACACATGAAATATTCTGACAAACCATTCATGGCCTCTGTTACTGCGCCTGAGCGCTCACAAGACACCGTCGATATGCTAAAAATCCTATTTGGCGATGACTTTTATGACGAAAACGGCGAGCCAAAGACCTTTACCAGCAGCTTGATTAACGCGAATTCACCCATGACTTTTGATGACACCATGCTCGGTGCGCTCAAAGTATTGGCACGCAACAACCAAGCCACCGTCGTATCGCCATTTATCTTAGCAGGCGCTATGTCGCCTGTCGCCGTTGCGGGTACTTGCTCACAAATTCTCGCTGAATCAATGGCAGGCATGGCATTTGCGCAACTTATTCGTCCAGGCGCGCCTGTGGTATTTGGTACGTTTTCTAGCTCGATTTCCATGCAATCCGGTGCGCCGACATTTGGCACGCCAGAGCCTGCACAAATCCTGTACATTACGGCGGGTCTTGCGCGACGTTTGGGTGTTCCATTCCGCTCAGGTGGCGGTTTCTGCGCTTCCAAAGTCGTCGATGCACAAGCCGCCGTCGAGGCCGCCAACACCATGTCACATTCGTCGATGGCAGGCATTAACTTTATGCTGCATACTGCAGGCTGGCTAGAGGGCGGATTGGTCATGAACTACGAAAAATTCGTCATTGACGCCGATCAAATTGGCATGGCACAGCGCATCATTGGCGGTGTCGATATGACCGAAAACGGTCAAGCTATGGATGCCATTCGTGAAGTCGGGCCTGGCAAACACTATCTGGGTTGCGCCCATACGCAGCGCAATTTCAAAGATGCGTTTTATCTCTCTCCGTTGACTGATAATAACAGCTACGAGCAATGGAGCGCTGAAGGTAAATTGACGATGGAGCAACGCGCCAATGCTTACTGGAAAAAGCTATTGGCGGCTTATGAAGCGCCACCGCTCGATGCAGAGACTGATGCGGCATTACAAGCCTTTATCGAAAAACGTAAAAATGAAATGCCAGATGAAATTGGGTAG
- the aqpZ gene encoding aquaporin Z: MRNKLIAEFIGTLWLVLGGCGSAVLAAGFPDVGIGLLGVSLAFGLTVLTMAYAIGHISGCHLNPAVTLGLWSSGRMPTCEVFPYIISQVLGGIAGAAILYLIASGQAGFDVSAGFASNGYAEHSPGGYSLQAALTTEVVMTFMFLFIILGATHERAPAAMAPLAIGMALTLIHLISIPVTNTSVNPARSTGVALFVGDWAVKQLWLFWVAPIAGAMAAGFLYRCFGQSSANSN, translated from the coding sequence ATGCGTAACAAGTTAATTGCCGAGTTTATCGGTACGTTGTGGCTGGTGTTAGGTGGTTGTGGTAGCGCCGTATTGGCGGCTGGGTTTCCCGATGTGGGCATTGGTTTGTTGGGCGTCTCTTTAGCGTTTGGCTTGACGGTGCTGACAATGGCGTATGCCATCGGGCATATCTCGGGCTGTCATTTAAATCCAGCCGTGACATTGGGATTATGGAGCAGCGGGCGAATGCCCACGTGTGAAGTATTCCCCTATATCATCAGCCAAGTCCTCGGTGGTATTGCTGGAGCGGCAATTTTGTATCTTATCGCCTCGGGGCAAGCAGGGTTTGATGTGTCTGCTGGATTTGCCTCAAACGGCTATGCTGAGCATTCGCCAGGCGGGTATAGTTTGCAGGCAGCACTGACGACCGAAGTGGTGATGACGTTTATGTTCTTGTTTATCATATTGGGCGCAACACACGAGCGCGCACCTGCGGCGATGGCACCTTTGGCGATTGGTATGGCGTTGACGTTAATTCATTTGATTTCGATTCCGGTTACCAATACTTCAGTCAACCCTGCGCGTAGCACGGGTGTCGCGTTATTTGTTGGCGATTGGGCGGTTAAGCAGCTGTGGTTATTTTGGGTTGCACCGATTGCTGGGGCGATGGCGGCTGGGTTTTTGTATCGTTGTTTTGGTCAATCAAGCGCTAATAGTAACTAA